From the Maioricimonas rarisocia genome, one window contains:
- a CDS encoding formylglycine-generating enzyme family protein: MRYVMICAAVLFSMVTVHPLAADDTASRAQLLETFMQEFVTITPGKGPFPATFEMGSGDGPASEQPVHDVRLQAAFRIAKYEVPQNLYAAVMGENPSRWKGPRNSAEMMTWQEANEFCAKVTSLLREANLIDETETVRLPTEAEWEYCCRAGTTTAYSFGEEAQAADDAGTQASRLDPYGWHTGNAAGNDPPVGALKPNAWGLHDMHGYLWEFCSDAWHADYEGAPTDGSSRPAAEGKPTQIVIRGGSWKDRYPRLRCAARQSFAVDGRDDAVGFRCVLVKRER, translated from the coding sequence ATGCGTTACGTGATGATCTGTGCGGCGGTCCTGTTTTCGATGGTGACCGTCCACCCGCTGGCTGCCGACGACACTGCCAGTCGCGCGCAATTGCTCGAAACGTTCATGCAGGAGTTCGTCACGATTACGCCGGGGAAAGGGCCGTTTCCCGCGACATTCGAGATGGGCTCGGGTGACGGCCCCGCCAGCGAACAGCCGGTTCACGATGTCCGGTTGCAGGCCGCGTTCCGCATCGCGAAGTACGAGGTCCCCCAGAACCTTTACGCGGCGGTGATGGGCGAGAATCCGAGCCGCTGGAAGGGCCCGCGAAACTCGGCGGAGATGATGACCTGGCAGGAGGCGAACGAATTCTGTGCGAAGGTCACCTCTCTGTTGCGGGAAGCAAACCTGATTGACGAAACCGAAACCGTTCGGCTGCCGACCGAAGCGGAGTGGGAATACTGCTGCCGGGCCGGCACGACCACGGCGTACAGCTTCGGCGAGGAGGCCCAGGCCGCGGACGACGCGGGAACGCAGGCGAGCCGGCTCGATCCGTACGGGTGGCACACCGGCAATGCCGCCGGCAACGATCCCCCCGTCGGGGCGCTGAAACCGAATGCATGGGGGTTGCACGACATGCACGGATACCTGTGGGAGTTCTGCAGCGACGCCTGGCATGCCGACTACGAAGGAGCGCCGACCGACGGATCATCCCGTCCGGCAGCGGAGGGAAAGCCAACGCAGATCGTGATCCGCGGCGGGTCATGGAAGGACCGCTATCCCCGACTTCGCTGTGCGGCCCGACAATCGTTTGCGGTCGACGGACGCGACGACGCGGTCGGGTTTCGCTGTGTGCTGGTGAAGCGTGAGCGGTGA
- the hemB gene encoding porphobilinogen synthase, whose amino-acid sequence MPKFPTTRLRRLRQHPRVRDLVRETRLSPHDFVLPLFIRHGQNERIPIGSMPGNFQLTVDHLAAEAREIAGLGIPAVILFGIPEHKDAVGSDAYSEQGIVQQGVDAIKQAAPDLLVMTDVCFCEFTDHGHCGIVNDRHGSPDVDNDATLEILVKEAVSHARAGADLIAPSGMMDGMIQALRTGLDGEGFEHIPIMSYAAKYSSAFYGPFRDAAESAPQFGDRRTYQMDPANGAEALREVALDLEEGADILMVKPALSYLDVIYRVKQAHPEVPLAAYNVSGEFAMVKAAAANGWIDEQRVALELLLSIRRAGADMILTYHAKDACRWLAGD is encoded by the coding sequence ATGCCGAAATTCCCCACCACCCGCCTGCGTCGTCTCCGCCAGCATCCCCGTGTCCGGGACCTGGTCCGCGAAACGCGGCTGTCTCCGCATGACTTCGTCCTGCCGCTGTTCATTCGCCACGGACAGAACGAGCGGATTCCGATCGGTTCGATGCCGGGCAACTTCCAGCTCACTGTCGACCATCTGGCCGCCGAGGCTCGTGAAATCGCCGGCCTGGGCATCCCGGCCGTCATCCTGTTCGGCATTCCCGAGCACAAAGACGCGGTGGGCAGCGACGCCTACTCCGAGCAGGGCATCGTGCAGCAGGGTGTCGATGCGATCAAGCAGGCGGCACCCGACCTGCTCGTCATGACGGACGTCTGCTTCTGCGAGTTCACCGATCACGGGCATTGCGGCATTGTCAATGACAGGCACGGCTCGCCCGACGTCGATAACGACGCGACGCTCGAGATCCTCGTGAAAGAAGCCGTCAGCCACGCCCGGGCCGGTGCCGACCTGATCGCCCCCAGCGGCATGATGGACGGCATGATTCAGGCGCTGCGGACCGGGCTCGATGGCGAAGGGTTCGAGCACATTCCGATCATGAGCTATGCGGCAAAGTATTCGTCGGCCTTTTACGGCCCGTTCCGGGATGCGGCGGAGAGTGCACCGCAGTTCGGCGACCGGCGGACCTACCAGATGGACCCGGCCAACGGTGCCGAGGCACTCCGCGAAGTGGCCCTCGATCTGGAGGAAGGTGCCGATATCCTGATGGTCAAGCCGGCCCTCAGCTATCTGGACGTCATCTATCGCGTCAAGCAGGCGCATCCGGAGGTACCGCTGGCGGCGTATAACGTCAGCGGCGAGTTCGCGATGGTGAAGGCTGCGGCGGCAAACGGGTGGATCGACGAACAGCGGGTCGCGCTCGAACTGCTGCTGAGCATCCGCCGGGCCGGGGCCGACATGATTCTCACCTACCACGCGAAAGACGCCTGTCGCTGGCTGGCGGGTGACTAG
- a CDS encoding pyridoxal-phosphate-dependent aminotransferase family protein, with protein MQTPFPPVTPPRRILMGPGPSDISPRVLAAMAAPTVGHLDPYFLRIMNETQEMLRQVFRTRNPLTMSVSGTGSAGMEACVANLIEPGDRMIACINGVFGGRMADVAERCGAEVTRLERPFGEVFTAEEVEEAVRKVSPKVLGIVHAETSTGALQPLEDISRVVHDAGGLLLVDCVTSLGGLPVEIDAWGVDAAYSGTQKCLSCPPGLAPVTFGPKAVEVIDNRKSKVQSWYLDMTMVRNYWSDQSRAYHHTAPINMNYGLHEALRIILEEGLEPRFERHQRNHQALKSGLAAMGIEYAVAEGHQLPTLNAVRIPDGVDDKAVRGRLLEEFGIEIGGGLGPMAGKVWRIGLMGEASSKRNVMLFLAALEECLATAGVSVTAGAGVSAASEAYRSA; from the coding sequence ATGCAGACGCCGTTTCCCCCCGTGACGCCTCCCCGCCGCATTCTGATGGGACCCGGGCCGAGCGACATTTCTCCCCGCGTGCTCGCCGCGATGGCCGCCCCGACGGTCGGGCACCTCGATCCGTACTTTCTGCGGATTATGAATGAGACGCAGGAGATGCTGCGGCAGGTCTTCCGCACGAGGAATCCGCTGACGATGTCGGTCAGCGGGACCGGCAGTGCCGGCATGGAAGCCTGCGTCGCTAACCTGATCGAACCGGGCGACCGGATGATCGCCTGCATCAATGGTGTTTTCGGCGGGCGCATGGCGGACGTTGCCGAGCGCTGCGGGGCCGAAGTGACCCGCCTGGAGCGGCCGTTCGGCGAGGTGTTTACTGCGGAAGAAGTTGAGGAAGCCGTCCGCAAGGTCTCTCCCAAGGTGCTGGGAATCGTTCATGCCGAAACGTCGACCGGTGCCCTGCAGCCGCTCGAAGACATTTCGCGGGTCGTTCACGACGCCGGCGGACTGCTGCTGGTCGACTGCGTCACCTCACTGGGCGGACTGCCGGTCGAAATCGATGCCTGGGGCGTTGATGCGGCTTATTCCGGCACGCAGAAGTGTCTCTCGTGCCCGCCGGGACTGGCGCCGGTCACCTTTGGCCCGAAGGCCGTCGAAGTGATCGACAACCGCAAGTCGAAGGTGCAGAGCTGGTACCTCGACATGACGATGGTCCGCAACTACTGGAGCGATCAGTCGCGGGCGTATCATCATACGGCACCGATCAACATGAACTACGGCCTCCACGAGGCGCTGCGAATCATCCTCGAAGAGGGGCTGGAACCGCGATTCGAGCGGCACCAGCGGAATCATCAGGCGTTGAAATCCGGGCTGGCTGCCATGGGGATCGAGTATGCGGTCGCCGAAGGTCACCAGTTGCCGACGCTCAATGCGGTTCGTATTCCCGATGGCGTCGACGACAAGGCGGTGCGTGGCCGGTTGCTGGAGGAATTCGGCATCGAGATTGGCGGCGGTCTGGGGCCCATGGCTGGCAAAGTCTGGCGGATCGGCCTGATGGGCGAGGCCAGCAGCAAGCGGAACGTGATGCTGTTCCTGGCGGCTCTGGAAGAGTGTCTGGCGACGGCGGGAGTCTCGGTGACGGCAGGCGCCGGCGTGTCTGCGGCGAGCGAGGCGTACAGGTCGGCATAG
- a CDS encoding VOC family protein, with the protein MLVKRIVANIACEQADAADAFYGDIFGLQLVMDHGWFRTFASESRAAAQVGIATEGGNGTPVPNLSIEVDDLDEALDRCRSAQIPIEYGPAVEDWGVRRFFVRDPFGKLVNVLEHA; encoded by the coding sequence ATGCTTGTCAAACGGATTGTGGCCAACATCGCATGCGAACAGGCGGATGCCGCCGATGCCTTCTATGGCGACATCTTCGGTTTGCAGCTCGTCATGGACCACGGCTGGTTCCGGACGTTCGCATCCGAAAGTCGCGCCGCCGCACAGGTGGGGATCGCAACAGAGGGAGGAAACGGCACTCCTGTCCCCAATCTGTCGATTGAAGTTGACGACCTCGATGAAGCACTCGATCGCTGCCGCTCTGCACAGATCCCCATCGAATATGGACCGGCAGTCGAGGACTGGGGCGTACGGCGATTCTTCGTTCGCGATCCGTTCGGCAAGCTGGTGAACGTTCTCGAGCACGCGTGA
- a CDS encoding hydrolase has product MNEKTPDPLRSRELLSRDDSRLLVVDMQEKLLNVIPVARQIVWRTRQLIRAARLLNVPVDATEQYPQGLGPTVGQLSELLDPPPPKMRFSCADCLDWASPDQSGGDRYKVVIAGIETHVCVLQTALDLTARGWEVCVVADAVASRNQLDWTFALQRLSASGVTVTTTEAVLFEWCESADDDAFREVRKLVVETPPAD; this is encoded by the coding sequence ATGAACGAGAAAACTCCCGATCCTCTCCGCAGCCGCGAACTCCTCTCCCGCGACGACAGTCGCCTGCTGGTCGTCGACATGCAGGAGAAGCTGCTGAACGTCATTCCTGTGGCTCGACAGATTGTCTGGCGAACCCGGCAGCTGATTCGCGCCGCCCGCCTGCTCAATGTTCCCGTCGATGCGACCGAACAGTACCCGCAGGGGCTCGGGCCGACCGTTGGCCAACTTTCGGAACTGCTCGATCCCCCGCCGCCGAAGATGCGGTTCAGCTGCGCCGATTGTCTCGATTGGGCCAGTCCCGATCAGAGCGGCGGCGACCGCTACAAGGTCGTGATTGCCGGCATCGAAACGCACGTCTGTGTGCTGCAGACGGCACTCGATCTGACGGCTCGCGGCTGGGAAGTCTGTGTGGTTGCCGATGCGGTTGCCAGCCGCAACCAGCTCGACTGGACGTTCGCCCTGCAGCGACTGTCGGCGAGCGGAGTGACGGTGACAACGACCGAAGCGGTCCTGTTCGAGTGGTGCGAATCGGCGGACGACGACGCGTTTCGCGAGGTCCGCAAGCTTGTTGTCGAGACTCCACCGGCAGACTGA
- a CDS encoding tetratricopeptide repeat protein — protein MASRRPLKSFQSHGRWLLAAVFGLACCTVPIHAAEYQNATEAFNVGAAFYNSRNYAAAQEPFEAALKLTNDERMKLRTYRALMASYRLLPEPDKMYEAAEYVITNSKQAAERSLTRRSLLSFIHQRGKTDEAIKRYEDRLKEKPDDFTSLFLLSEIYARLKQDPERSAELVERLAALKLDEGEPVDVRTQASLAQQYVRARKYEEGAALYETIAPQDEALAAWHYKEAAAAWLKAGNEEKALAAARKSAESEPEKRSELLTYFWHRGLADVFLDAGEPAAAIPHFEKAIENTKIEGYLKSSRERLDEARKQAE, from the coding sequence ATGGCCAGTCGCCGTCCGCTGAAGAGCTTCCAGTCCCACGGCCGCTGGTTGCTCGCGGCAGTCTTCGGACTTGCCTGCTGCACGGTGCCGATCCACGCGGCCGAATACCAGAACGCCACCGAAGCTTTCAACGTCGGGGCGGCCTTCTACAACTCCCGCAACTATGCCGCGGCACAGGAGCCGTTCGAGGCGGCCCTCAAGCTGACGAACGACGAGCGGATGAAACTCCGCACCTATCGGGCACTGATGGCGTCGTACCGGCTGCTGCCGGAACCGGACAAGATGTACGAAGCGGCCGAATACGTCATCACCAACAGCAAACAGGCGGCCGAACGATCGCTGACGCGCCGCTCGCTGCTGTCGTTCATCCACCAGCGGGGAAAGACCGATGAAGCGATCAAACGGTACGAAGACCGGCTGAAGGAGAAGCCCGACGATTTCACGTCGCTGTTTCTCCTCAGCGAGATCTATGCCCGCCTGAAACAGGACCCCGAACGGAGTGCCGAGCTGGTCGAACGGCTGGCGGCCCTCAAGCTGGACGAAGGGGAACCGGTCGACGTACGGACGCAGGCCTCGCTCGCCCAGCAGTACGTGCGGGCCAGAAAGTACGAAGAAGGGGCAGCGCTCTACGAAACGATCGCCCCGCAGGACGAGGCGCTGGCCGCATGGCACTACAAGGAAGCCGCCGCTGCCTGGCTGAAAGCGGGAAACGAGGAGAAGGCTCTCGCCGCAGCCCGCAAATCGGCCGAGTCTGAGCCGGAGAAGCGGAGCGAACTGCTGACGTACTTCTGGCATCGCGGCTTGGCGGACGTCTTTCTCGACGCCGGCGAACCGGCAGCCGCAATCCCACACTTCGAAAAGGCCATCGAGAACACGAAGATCGAGGGGTACCTCAAGTCGTCCCGCGAGCGGCTCGACGAAGCCCGCAAGCAGGCCGAATGA
- a CDS encoding aldehyde dehydrogenase family protein yields the protein MIEIPVIRWGQPYESMDQQPVVHFETGEELARMHQANGGLIKMDMRKSARARDTLRQFSIDQLCEMVGKAADLYMESTLPLGNGTQTPQEFCRIQSATTGLPEHMCAFNMRKNAFVLKQMKPLLEALTRGLPTEILSRGYGMEDRGVMLSYQATTNVLGLVLPSNSPGVHALWLPVVPLQIGLVLKPGRQEPWTPYRMFEAFKAAGIPPEVVSIYPGGSDCGPAVLESCNRSMIFGGAATVDQYAGDPRVQAHGPGFSKILFGDDMVDDWEKHLDLMFDSVFANSGRSCINASSIWASRHTEEIANALAERLGPIAPKPMTDPEAGLAAFTMEGAAEAMNNQIEEKLNEPGVTEVTAKYRDGDRLVQHERCDYLRPTVIHAESPEPFLANAEYMFPFVSVVKCPQKDMLKKIGPTLVGSCLTEDEAWSQQLLDATNIDRLNIGPIKTVQLNWLQPHEGNIIDFLFRNRAFQNSPPPAH from the coding sequence ATGATCGAGATTCCTGTCATCCGCTGGGGGCAGCCCTACGAGTCGATGGACCAGCAGCCCGTCGTCCATTTCGAAACGGGCGAAGAACTGGCCCGCATGCACCAGGCCAACGGCGGCCTGATCAAGATGGACATGCGGAAGTCCGCCCGGGCCCGAGACACGCTGCGGCAGTTCTCGATCGACCAGCTCTGCGAAATGGTCGGCAAGGCGGCAGACCTCTACATGGAAAGCACGTTGCCGCTGGGCAACGGCACGCAGACGCCGCAGGAGTTCTGCCGCATCCAGTCCGCCACGACCGGCCTGCCGGAGCACATGTGTGCGTTCAACATGCGGAAGAACGCCTTCGTGCTCAAGCAGATGAAACCACTGCTTGAAGCCCTCACTCGGGGACTGCCGACCGAAATCCTCTCCCGCGGCTACGGGATGGAAGATCGTGGCGTGATGCTCAGCTATCAGGCGACGACGAACGTGCTCGGCCTGGTGCTGCCGTCGAACTCGCCCGGCGTGCACGCCCTCTGGCTTCCGGTCGTTCCGCTGCAGATCGGTCTGGTCCTCAAACCGGGCCGGCAGGAACCCTGGACGCCGTACCGCATGTTCGAAGCCTTCAAGGCGGCCGGTATTCCTCCGGAAGTCGTCTCGATCTATCCCGGTGGCTCGGACTGCGGACCGGCCGTGCTCGAATCCTGCAACCGGTCGATGATTTTCGGCGGTGCCGCGACGGTCGACCAGTATGCCGGCGATCCCCGCGTGCAGGCCCACGGACCGGGCTTCTCGAAGATCCTGTTCGGCGACGACATGGTCGACGACTGGGAGAAGCATCTGGACCTGATGTTCGACAGTGTCTTTGCGAACAGCGGTCGTTCCTGCATCAACGCCTCGAGCATCTGGGCCTCGCGTCACACCGAAGAAATCGCCAACGCACTGGCCGAGCGGCTGGGACCGATTGCTCCCAAACCGATGACCGATCCGGAAGCAGGACTGGCCGCCTTCACGATGGAAGGGGCCGCCGAGGCGATGAACAACCAGATCGAAGAGAAGCTCAACGAGCCGGGCGTTACAGAGGTCACGGCGAAGTACCGGGACGGCGACCGGCTGGTTCAGCACGAGCGGTGCGACTACCTGCGGCCGACCGTGATCCACGCGGAGAGCCCGGAACCGTTCCTGGCCAACGCCGAGTACATGTTCCCGTTCGTCTCGGTCGTGAAGTGTCCGCAGAAGGACATGCTCAAGAAGATCGGCCCGACGCTCGTCGGTTCCTGCCTGACGGAAGACGAAGCCTGGTCGCAGCAGTTGCTCGACGCGACGAACATCGACCGGCTGAACATCGGTCCGATCAAGACCGTCCAGCTCAACTGGCTGCAGCCGCACGAAGGGAACATCATCGACTTCCTGTTCCGGAACCGGGCGTTCCAGAACAGCCCGCCGCCGGCCCACTAG
- a CDS encoding tetratricopeptide repeat protein — translation MLPRRHSSLLLALLTVAFSTSVLAGPLAAADSVIEEANAHLEEARLDEAAALLEAHLEENEKDAQARFQLGAVQFLQAIEHLAQSHYRYGLLQEASGQIPLLRIPVPPNPKPKKLTYRKARQVLERFVDDLAVAEATLARVDTSADCKLPIHIGRIRFDIDGDGKGSDTETLWRMYRVVNAGIRQTDGEQFLIIFDAGDVRWLQGYCHLLSAMGDTVLAYNWKELFDRCAHLFYPRPVTSYPWLAEEKRGRSWDMRQITDLIAFIHLINFPVKEPERLESALHHLRAMIGLSRESWELIQAESDDDHEWLPNPRQTGVIPRVRVEQAMIDSWHEFLIEAEEILAGEKLVPYWRGPRTEGVKPKGVNIHKVFTEPRRFDLVMWVQGTDAVPYLEEGQLSDPTTWNRLQQVFRGQFIGFAIWFN, via the coding sequence ATGCTTCCCCGCCGACATTCTTCCCTGTTGCTCGCTCTGCTGACGGTCGCCTTCTCCACGTCGGTGCTGGCCGGCCCGCTCGCCGCTGCGGACTCCGTCATTGAGGAAGCCAATGCTCACCTCGAAGAGGCCCGTCTGGACGAGGCCGCCGCCCTCCTCGAGGCACATCTCGAGGAGAACGAGAAGGACGCGCAGGCCCGCTTCCAGCTCGGTGCCGTTCAGTTTCTGCAGGCGATCGAGCATCTCGCCCAGTCTCACTACCGCTACGGGCTACTGCAGGAGGCGTCCGGTCAGATACCGCTCCTGCGGATTCCCGTCCCGCCGAACCCGAAGCCGAAGAAGCTGACCTACCGCAAGGCCCGGCAGGTTCTGGAGCGGTTCGTCGACGACCTGGCGGTGGCCGAGGCAACTCTCGCTCGCGTCGACACCTCGGCCGACTGCAAACTGCCGATCCACATCGGGCGCATCCGCTTCGACATCGATGGCGACGGCAAAGGGAGCGATACCGAGACACTCTGGCGGATGTACCGCGTCGTCAATGCCGGCATACGGCAGACGGATGGGGAACAGTTTCTCATCATCTTCGATGCCGGCGACGTCCGCTGGCTGCAGGGGTACTGCCATCTGCTCTCGGCGATGGGAGACACCGTACTCGCCTACAACTGGAAGGAACTGTTCGACCGATGCGCACACCTGTTCTATCCGAGACCGGTCACGTCCTACCCGTGGCTTGCCGAGGAGAAACGAGGCCGCAGCTGGGACATGCGGCAGATCACCGACCTGATTGCCTTCATCCATCTGATCAACTTCCCCGTGAAGGAACCGGAACGGCTGGAGTCGGCCCTGCATCACCTGCGGGCGATGATCGGCCTGTCCCGCGAGTCGTGGGAATTGATCCAGGCCGAGTCGGATGACGACCACGAATGGCTGCCGAATCCCCGGCAGACCGGCGTCATCCCGCGTGTCCGGGTCGAGCAGGCGATGATCGACTCGTGGCACGAGTTTCTGATTGAAGCCGAAGAGATCCTGGCGGGCGAGAAACTGGTTCCGTACTGGCGCGGGCCTCGGACCGAAGGGGTGAAGCCCAAAGGGGTCAACATCCACAAGGTCTTCACCGAGCCGCGACGGTTCGACCTGGTGATGTGGGTGCAGGGAACCGATGCCGTCCCGTACCTCGAAGAAGGCCAGCTCAGCGACCCGACGACGTGGAACCGGCTGCAGCAGGTGTTCCGCGGTCAGTTCATCGGGTTCGCGATCTGGTTCAATTAG
- the obgE gene encoding GTPase ObgE, with amino-acid sequence MQHSADLGYSSPGEPADPAFRFLLEFSMFVDRVEIYCKAGDGGDGCMSFRREAHVPRGGPDGGDGGHGGNVIIRAERNLGSLANIAGHRHWKAERGQHGMGSLKTGKSGEDVVILVPPGTLVKDSDSGLLIKDLAEDGASVVVAQGGRGGRGNKRFATSTHRTPREFEYGGTGEERNVILELKLIADVGVIGKPNAGKSTLLSRLSRAHPEIADYPFTTKYPNLGLVRVDYDNEFVMADIPGLIEGAHAGVGLGHEFLKHVQRTKVLVHLVEPSPMDQTDPIENYQQIREEMRLFDETLVQRPEIVCVSKSELPDAEAAAELLSEQLETDVMQISSATGNGLPKLVRRIADVLAEQRAAEENVDAEN; translated from the coding sequence TTGCAGCATTCTGCCGATCTGGGATACTCGTCGCCCGGCGAACCCGCCGATCCTGCTTTCCGCTTCCTTCTCGAGTTCAGCATGTTTGTCGATCGCGTTGAAATCTACTGCAAGGCCGGTGACGGCGGAGACGGCTGCATGAGCTTCCGTCGCGAGGCCCATGTTCCCCGCGGCGGCCCCGATGGTGGCGACGGCGGTCACGGCGGAAACGTGATCATTCGGGCAGAGCGGAACCTGGGCTCGCTCGCGAACATCGCCGGCCATCGCCACTGGAAGGCGGAGCGCGGCCAGCACGGGATGGGCAGCCTCAAGACCGGCAAGAGCGGCGAAGACGTCGTCATCCTCGTCCCGCCGGGAACGCTGGTCAAAGATTCCGATTCCGGCCTGTTGATCAAGGATCTTGCCGAAGATGGCGCCAGCGTCGTCGTCGCACAGGGCGGCCGGGGGGGGCGCGGCAACAAACGATTCGCGACCTCGACCCACCGCACGCCCCGCGAGTTCGAGTATGGCGGCACGGGTGAAGAACGAAACGTCATTCTCGAACTGAAGCTGATCGCCGATGTCGGAGTGATCGGCAAGCCGAATGCCGGCAAGTCGACGCTGCTCAGCCGGCTCTCGCGGGCGCATCCCGAGATTGCTGACTATCCCTTCACTACGAAGTATCCGAACCTCGGCCTGGTCCGCGTCGACTACGACAACGAGTTCGTCATGGCCGATATTCCGGGACTGATCGAAGGGGCTCATGCCGGTGTCGGACTGGGGCATGAGTTCCTCAAGCACGTGCAGCGGACGAAGGTGCTCGTCCATCTGGTCGAGCCGAGCCCGATGGATCAGACCGATCCGATCGAGAACTATCAGCAGATCCGCGAAGAGATGCGGCTGTTCGACGAGACGCTGGTGCAGCGGCCGGAAATCGTCTGCGTTTCCAAGAGCGAACTGCCGGACGCCGAAGCGGCGGCTGAACTGCTGTCCGAACAGCTCGAAACCGACGTGATGCAGATCTCCTCGGCCACCGGGAACGGCCTGCCGAAGCTGGTCCGCCGGATCGCCGATGTGCTTGCAGAGCAGCGGGCGGCTGAAGAGAACGTCGACGCCGAGAACTGA
- a CDS encoding DUF1559 domain-containing protein, which produces MPCRTRSRITGFTLIELLVVIAIIAILIALLLPAVQQAREAARRSQCKNNLKQLGLALHNYHDAFETFPPGYVDQGAQLTEAGRGNWTWSAMLLPYVDQTPLFRILNVGDSTVSAILSDPEVGQSLQHQIPGFVCPSDPGPALNDADGSTFSWPERAIRDEIGNERLLARCSYVAANSSRRLGREEGSPIDPESRGTPAANGAFWQDSRVNFRTITDGSSNVLLVGERAWQLGSVEIRSGVLYGVRADRPDINGVVEGADDQGLVYMLGGGARRLNEVADAGGALLAGARQSFSSQHEGGGQFLMGDGRVRFISQNIDHDLSDAVDSMFERLIAIRDAAPISDF; this is translated from the coding sequence ATGCCTTGCCGCACGAGATCGCGAATAACCGGCTTCACGCTGATCGAGCTTCTGGTTGTGATCGCCATTATCGCGATTCTGATTGCACTGTTGCTGCCGGCGGTTCAGCAGGCGCGCGAAGCTGCCCGGCGGTCGCAGTGCAAGAACAACCTCAAGCAGCTCGGCCTGGCACTGCACAACTACCACGATGCGTTCGAGACATTTCCTCCCGGGTATGTCGATCAGGGAGCGCAGCTGACCGAAGCGGGACGGGGGAACTGGACGTGGAGCGCCATGTTGCTTCCGTACGTCGATCAGACGCCGCTCTTCCGGATTCTGAATGTCGGTGATTCGACAGTGTCGGCAATCCTGTCCGATCCGGAAGTCGGCCAGAGCCTGCAGCATCAGATTCCAGGTTTCGTCTGTCCCTCCGATCCGGGCCCCGCACTGAACGACGCGGACGGGAGTACGTTTTCGTGGCCCGAACGGGCCATCCGGGACGAGATCGGCAACGAACGCCTGCTCGCCCGCTGCAGCTACGTTGCGGCCAACAGTTCCAGGCGGCTGGGTCGGGAGGAGGGAAGCCCGATCGATCCCGAATCCCGGGGGACACCCGCCGCGAACGGGGCCTTCTGGCAGGACAGTCGCGTCAACTTCCGAACCATCACCGACGGCAGCAGCAATGTCCTGCTGGTCGGCGAACGTGCCTGGCAGCTCGGCTCCGTTGAGATACGCTCGGGGGTGCTGTATGGCGTGCGGGCCGACCGTCCCGATATCAACGGCGTGGTTGAAGGAGCGGACGACCAGGGGCTCGTCTACATGCTGGGAGGCGGCGCTCGCCGCCTGAATGAAGTCGCAGATGCCGGCGGTGCTCTGCTCGCGGGAGCGCGGCAGTCCTTCAGTAGTCAGCACGAAGGGGGCGGCCAGTTTCTGATGGGAGACGGTCGCGTCCGCTTCATCAGCCAGAATATCGACCATGACCTCAGCGATGCCGTCGACAGTATGTTCGAACGGTTGATCGCCATCCGGGATGCGGCACCAATCAGCGATTTCTGA